TCCTTCACCTGAAACCAAATCTACGAAAAACATAAGATGATGAATGATCATACCATCTATTATAGTTGCACATATTGATTGAACTAAGTTCATAAGGGGGGCACTCTTAACCCAATCAATCTTGACAATCGTGAGAGAGCTGCTGAAACAGTTAATACTGAACAAAAGCCTATAAAAGTGCCAAAGTTGTATTACCAACTTAATTAGCTTCAGCTGGCGAGAAGTCAAGCCATTCACTGCAAGGGCGGGCCGTGTTTGGAAGAAAGTAGTCTGAAATTTCTGATTCACATCGTTTAAACTTCCTTGAGATTCTGTTCCCCAACTTCCACCCCGTAACAATCCAGCACGCCATTCACCAACTACGTTTTTCATTCTCTCAGCAAATAGAATATCTGCCATCCTAACCAGCTGCATATCCGAAACATTTCTCAAGTTGGAAGATACATCCAGGACCTCATCCTTGTGTATTGAATCTAAACATTTCAATGCTTCCTCCTCTTGGCTTCTGGATAAATAAGATATTCCTGAGATTTTTAAGCTTGTAAAATCTCCAAATAGTGGTGACATAAGGCACCGGGTCAAGACATGATCAGTAAATATTGGAGtttgaaattaaataaagaatatTAGGTAGTTGCAAAATACAGTGTAAAAGTAGTTCCACGACATGCTAACAGAAGGAACTTGAACATAATTAGGCAATCTAATAATACTAGCAGAAAAACGGTCACACGGTAACGGTAGTTGATATCTTAGATTCTTAAAGCCCTAAGCCAAACAGAAGAGACACATCACAAAACCAATTAGTGTCGTTGATCATTGATAAACCAATATAAAGGCTATCAAACTGTTTGTGTAACTCCAAAAATTTTCTTAGCAGTCACAACTTGCCACATACATACTTAATAGCAGACACCATAAATCACCAATTGGCGCATTATATTAGAGAAACTTTATCAACATTGTGATGATCTTGACATTTAATAACAGATACAATTGCAAGTTCACAGTAAGATTATTATGACATTAAAGACTTTCAAATTGTATGCGAACATTCACACTTGTTTGTCAGTGCTAGTATGCAAATTTACACGGAGAAAAGCAGTATTTACTAACACGAGATATATAAAAGGCAAGAGAAGATGTATTTGTAATAACTGTTCCGGAAACTAAAAAACATGACGCTTAATGCTACAACAGAAACCACAGATGTGATGAACACTGTCAACCGATTCATATCAATCAGACAATTCGATCAATAAAATTTCCCCCATCCACAAACTCCATAAGAAGAATAGAGTAAACGTGAAACTAAAAGCGCACCTTCATTGATGCAGGTGTTGAAATCAAACTGGTATTTAGCCAAGAATTCTAATGAGCTTGTCTGGCATAAGAACTCGTACGATGAACCATCACCTGCAATTTCCTTCCGAGGAAATACATAGAAGTTGTGCCTGCAAAAAAACAGTAAAACAAAGCTGATTCACCGCTCCTCAATCCAAACAGTTCCCGAACCAATTTCTTATTTCatcaatttcaaaattcaaaatccaACCTAGCATAGTTCAAGGTCCAAAAAGACAAACACTTTCGCGcgcgcgcgcacacacacacagtgGCTTACGGATGAGCAACAAAGGAGGTGGAATGTTGGTCCCATCGAAAGGGGCAGACGCCGAATTGAACGACGGCGAATTTGTGGGCGGAATCTTTGACCTTCAAATACTGGATATCAGGGCGGTCAAATTCAAAGATCTCGCGCCACGGCGCGCTGGTAATCCCGGTCATCTCCAAGTCGATGGAGACGAAGTCTGCTTCCCTGACGTAGCGCCGCAGCTCTGCCAGCGCGGGCTCGAAATTCGACTTCGTGACATTCTTCAGCTCCACGTCGGCGGCCGATGGCGCGGAGCAGAGGGAACGTACTGGCTGTAGGGCCCGGGTTAGGACCCGAACCAGGTAGCTATTTCTCATTCTCTGCTCATTTTAGGGCTTCTTCTATTCACTGTGTTGCCGTTCCAAATGAAGATGGCGATGACGTGTGCCAATTTTTTGGTAGTTTGCCACAAAAATACTGGTTTTTAGCCTCGGCCCCTCCAATGAGGCAAATAAATCGAtaccaaatttttttaaaaaaacaacaaaaacaaaaaggaTTAGTATTATTCGTTAGGAGCCTCCACAATGGATGCCCGATCTCGtccgagatcgggctcgggcgtcATCGGGCATCCACTGCAAGAGCCCGTGCCTTAGTCGCGCGACCGAAAGATTGGTCATCCCGATCTCGCACCCGATCGGGCATCCATTGCAGCCTCGCGCCCGATCGGGCATCTATTGCAGCCTCGCGCCCGAGCCCGATCAGTGCATTTTTTgcgtttttaattttaatttttttttaaaattcttaaaacCCTAATTAAACACTATGGCGCCGTTCGGTTTGAGGGATGAAAGCTAAAGACTAAATCTGCATCATGTTCGATTGACAAGACTCAATCTCAAGATTGTATGAGAGATGAGTAATCCAGCGATTAGAATTCATGGCTGCACCCCTCCGGCAGAAATAATCTTGTTTCAAATTAACCTTTTGGACAGTTTTATCCTTTACTCTGTTAGGAATTTGAACACTTTGCAGGGATTTTTCATAAACAATTAGAATTCTGAATTGTTTCTGTGATGAAAAAATAATGCTAAAATTCAAAACGAAGTCTAAACACTGCAACATCAAGTCAAGAATTAAAAAAGAAACATCACAAACCTTAAAACTTTCAAATTCTATAAATTTGAGAATCAAGCTTTATAAATTCTTAATTCAGCCAAAAATTCGACCTAATTAATAATCCACCAATTTTCAACCATGAAGTTTGAAGACCTCCTAACATGCAGCTGCTTGAACATCATCTTTGGCGAATACGAGCTTTGTAAATGGGGTGAATTTGATTGATTGGGCAAATTAATCCACAAGGTACAAGTGAAGAAGTGTTAATTAGAACAAATTTTGGGATTAAGATGAAAGGGAGACAATGATAACAAATAATCAGGATGAATTTGGGCGAAACCAGACGAGGGAGACGATTAATTGAATCGAAGAAACACAAAGAAAGAGAATGAAGTGGTGGGCATTAATCATCCATGGTGTGGCGGCAGTTAAACACAAAAGATGAAATtgacattaaaataaaatagtagtattttcCAACAAATATGTTCTACGGTAATTGACTTGTAAGGAggatggaaaaagaaaaaaaaaatgaaacagaAAATATAAGGGTATTTGTGTACATTCAGAGGTATGTATTTATGTATACAAAAGTATAATTTCAACcgaacaaattttttttatccatGATTCAATCTCATATTGTATCTCGGTCTAAAATTGTCAAAGCAACCAAACAGCACCTGTATAAATACTCAATCCTCATtcttcacttttcacacaccaATACTCTCTACTCTACTCAATTTATCTTCTCTTTTCTCATTTTCATACTTTCCAGAATGGATCCGAGTCAATTCCCAAACCCCCCATGGTGTCGACGACGATATGCCGATGTTTAGCGGCACCCGGTGGCCCTGCCACGAAGACTACCGGGTCGAGACGCCTGGATCTGTAGGGTCCACTTACGTTTCGGACTTTGAGTTCGATCCGTTCTCCAACACTGACGCGTATCGGGTTGAGGACATGGAGCCTAGTTTTGGGCAACCTCCTGCCCCTGAGCAgccgaggaggaagaagaagatggcacGGAAGGAAAAGGCGCCATCCGTCCTAGTCCCACTCCCATCCAACGCGCCCAACGAAGAGTACGCAACAGGGCGTACTGACTATGAGTTGGAGGAGTACGTGAAGGTGGCTaagtgttgggtggatatatcggaggattcAGTATGTTCCAACAACTAGACTTTGTCCAGGATGTGAGATAGCATTGAGGAACGCTACAACGAGGTGAAACCAAGTTGAGCGTTTAAGCGGACCAAGGTTCATCTGCGCAAGTGTTGGGATCGGATCAAGCTCAACGTCAACAACTTCTGCTATATCTACAACAGGAACAGGGACGCAGCGGTGAGAGCATGGAGGATGTCCTCAAGAAGTCGATGTCTGAGTACCATTCGCAGTTCGAGCAGTTCAAGATGTACAATGTTTGGCTGATCTTGAAGGACAAGTCAAAGTTCAACGGAGGGATACCGGTTGGATCCTCGGCTGCGAAACGGACGAAGAACACCGCCACTGgcggttacacgagcagcggtcCATCTCCTGTGGATCTGAACGCTGAGCCGGAAGGGAGTTCCGGGACGCCTACATCTACTTTTAGACGTCCCATTGGCACCAAGGCTGCCAAAGCCCAGGCCAAAAGGAAGGCGAAGGCGGCCGCGTCTGGATCGGCTCCCCCGCAGGCGGCGCCTCCTCCGTCTGCTCAGCTCATGGCCTCAGCGATCGAGGAGTTAGGAGGTTTTCGCGAGGTGGTTGAGTATGAGTTTATACTTGACGCCCAAAACAGCCTTCATCAGGAAACTGATCCGGAAAAACGATAGAGGACTGAGAAGATGATCAAGAATTTGAGCCAGGAGTTAAATTTAGATGACTAGTTaggcttttttttttaaatttagtaatTTAGTTTAATGCAGTTTATTTTAAAGCTAAGTATgatgtagttttatttttttttctaagtaTGATgtagttttttaaaaattaagtaatgtagtttttttttgcatttgtgttgtttaatataatatattttggtattttagtaattaaaaacaaaattaaaaaacaataatattaaaattaaaataaaaaatggttaATAGATAAGGCACCACCATTGCAGAAGGAAGGGGCAGGCTGATGTGGCAACCACTGGTGCTCTCACTAGGGCTTTCATTAGggcatccattgtggatgctctcaaaTCCCTagacaatattttatttatgtccatagaattaattcatttttggCAAGTTTTTAAACACATTCGGATATTTTCCACAAATTTTAACATTAATGTCAATTTTCCCTATAAGTACAATATTAAATTCAAGAATTAGGACGTCGTTATATGTATAATCTAGACTATGCCTACAATTCTCTGTTTGGGTTGGAGTGAGAAAATTGCACACTACTTTCAGGATTGTATACTTTTTAAGACCAGTTTCAAAATTGATGAAAACTACCATAATTCTATCAAAGTTgtttatgatttttaaaatcaataaaatgaCTTTGAAATGTAAACATAAATGAAGTGTTAAATTGAAAACAAGGTACATCGTAGTCAagaaatatatttattgaagAGTTTCATGATACTCCTTACTATCCAAAGTAGTGATCACAGCAGGCCTTTTGCAGTTGAATGAATTAAATCAAAGGCATGTAGTCCATTACAAATGATAATCGTTTTCTACAGCAAAGAAGACAAGCTACACAAAGACACAGCCATCAACGTACTTTTAAACGTGACAACACTAGGCAAGCTCCCCTTATCAGATCGAACAAAAGCAGCATTGTAAAGGGGCAAATTCATCAAAACCAGAACTCCACACAAAATAGCCTGCAAACCCAAGCTCCGATGGAAAGCCTCGACTTCGCCTGCCCAAATCACTCTCACCACCGTGCCAACTAAGCAAAAAACATTCAGCATTGCTAGAGTTGCCAATATGGTGAACGCTGGAGTAGTGGCTCCGAACTCCATCTTCTCTTGTCCGTATCTCTCCAACACGTCCGCATCAGACACTTTGGCTGATATCACAAATCCTGAATCAGAATATCCCACCACCTTCAACAAGGTGTCCGTCACTGCAAACACATACGAGCTTGTTCTCTTGTACAGCCACATCCTCTGCTCGTTCCACCACCCTAGGGCCGTCCCTCCAGACCAGAGATACTCGAGAAAGCTGTACACAAGCTCAGCAGTCACCACGTAGGCGAATGGAAGAAACCACATGCTTGACACctattttgttttttcataACAAATTAGAAGGATGTTTTTGATCGAAAATCTTAAGCATTGATCACAAGTCAGAACATAACATGTGGTGTACCTGTGGAAACAAGGGGACTCCCTTGAATAGATAGAGAGATGGTATAACGGTGTAGAATAACGTTGCAAAGCAGTTAACTGACCAGAAGCAATAGGTGCAATATCCCATTATTAGGCCGACGTTTATCTTTCCAAGTCCATAACAAATGGGGCTGTATTTTGACAAGAGAATCTGCAGGTCTCCTTCTGACCATCTTTTGTGCTGTACAAGATTTTGATCGAGGGTCGTTGCTGCTAGACCCAAGAAAGCGGCTCTTTCAGGGTTGAAGAAAATGGATTTCCACCCTCGACATTGAATTGAAAGCCCGGTGATCACATCCTCAACCGGGCAGCCATACTTCAAGCCCATCTACACAGCCATGGAACAATCAACATTGTCATATATTTGAAGAAATCACACACAGAGGGGAGAGGCGGGGGGGAGAGAAACCTCGTGGCCCCATTGAGTATTTAGCTCAAATGTGCAGCTTGCTAATGCCTTGACTCTTTCTTCCAGTTCAGCAATACTCTCTCCACTTCTTGAAACTGCCCTTCCCTTCCATTTGAACACTGAAGCTTCAGTGAATTTTCTTCCACAGAGAGTGTCCCGTCTGTGGAAGCAGCCGGTTCCAACGTACATAGGTCCACCACAAGCATCCAAACCAGGAAACTCGAACTGAACTGCCAAAATGTCAgcagaagaaaagaaaaaaagaaaaaaagcaaATCAAGTGCGGTATGATCAGTGATATGATAGAGATTGTGCATTCACCTCAGAGAGAACTCTCAATGAGCCACCATAGAGTTCATTCCTAGTAAGGTTGTGGAATTTCTGGGGATATTGTACATAAGCAACCTCGTGGCCATTGTCTTCATCCAAGAAGAAGCAGAGTGCATCTCGAATGGATTGTGAGTCATTAGAGTACATGTCACAGTCAACATTAAGAATTATAGGTCCATTGCTGATCTCTGATGATACTCTTATCTGCATACAAGAAGAAGAATTACTATATTAGGACTCACATCATCTCAAAACATAACATTTCAGGCACACGTGTCGAAAAATGCATGATGAAGCTCACCAAAGCGTTCATAGCTCCGGCTTTGAAATTGTGAAAATGGTGGGGGCGCTTCTCGCGAGCCAAATACACCAAAGTTGGAAGTCTGCAGCCTTCAACGTCAGTTGCTTCTCCATCCCTGTCGATTATCAtctgaaaaatatgaacaagGATGTCATCCCTATTAATTCTTGAAAGAAAAATAATGTCATGCTTTTAGAACTGAAGGAGCAATTACATGTAGTATGGCATCATGATCCGTTTTCGACCTATAAGAATCCCAGCTTGAAAATCCTCTGTGCTCTATTAGTGTGGATTTGGAGACCGTC
This sequence is a window from Salvia splendens isolate huo1 chromosome 5, SspV2, whole genome shotgun sequence. Protein-coding genes within it:
- the LOC121805278 gene encoding cellulose synthase-like protein E1, with product MSENSLFETKNAKGDLVYKVFASSIFAGIILIWIYRATHVIENGRIVWMGMVGAEIWFGFYWILTQSHRWNRVYRRTFKERLSKRPEGDLGGVDIFVCTADPEIEPPMLVINTVLSVMAYDYPAEKLAVYLSDDAASDLTFYALLEASAFAKHWLPYCKNFRVEPRSPQAYFTTQSALLEPEQRHRFDSIKKLYEDMENRIELAKKLGTVSKSTLIEHRGFSSWDSYRSKTDHDAILHMIIDRDGEATDVEGCRLPTLVYLAREKRPHHFHNFKAGAMNALIRVSSEISNGPIILNVDCDMYSNDSQSIRDALCFFLDEDNGHEVAYVQYPQKFHNLTRNELYGGSLRVLSEFEFPGLDACGGPMYVGTGCFHRRDTLCGRKFTEASVFKWKGRAVSRSGESIAELEERVKALASCTFELNTQWGHEMGLKYGCPVEDVITGLSIQCRGWKSIFFNPERAAFLGLAATTLDQNLVQHKRWSEGDLQILLSKYSPICYGLGKINVGLIMGYCTYCFWSVNCFATLFYTVIPSLYLFKGVPLFPQVSSMWFLPFAYVVTAELVYSFLEYLWSGGTALGWWNEQRMWLYKRTSSYVFAVTDTLLKVVGYSDSGFVISAKVSDADVLERYGQEKMEFGATTPAFTILATLAMLNVFCLVGTVVRVIWAGEVEAFHRSLGLQAILCGVLVLMNLPLYNAAFVRSDKGSLPSVVTFKSTLMAVSLCSLSSLL